In Bacteroidota bacterium, a single genomic region encodes these proteins:
- a CDS encoding T9SS type A sorting domain-containing protein, which translates to MAPCLKLKEEQIKFLNNWISQIETEQLLKSGAISLFEFDDYIKIQSSGNREFKTIGNTQANIDTIIETFVSPVVPLIHQTVYDNLGNIYSVSSNMDSVSLNYHITKTDSTNSIIWEQIFDGKNGGADSSYAILMDDNSFLYVIGKSWNGIDYDVVTLKYDTAGNMYWKAMYNDMVIGNDEPIGFEIDSTFRMKVYVKSSNDSVQLFKTIYYSQCDTACAQNYRLKKANQDKSLIVIDADLTLQVYPTPASDKLNVLLKSNSHSETFLMKMYDMTGKLVFSRKINYKYVMDISNFKKGVYQLVISDNSHSLRHRIVID; encoded by the coding sequence TTGGCTCCATGCTTAAAATTAAAAGAAGAACAAATTAAATTTTTAAACAATTGGATTTCACAAATTGAAACGGAGCAATTACTTAAAAGTGGCGCAATTAGTCTTTTTGAATTTGATGATTACATAAAAATTCAATCTTCTGGCAATCGAGAATTCAAAACAATTGGCAATACCCAAGCGAATATAGATACGATTATTGAAACTTTTGTATCGCCAGTAGTGCCGCTTATCCACCAAACTGTTTATGATAACTTAGGTAATATTTATAGTGTTTCTTCTAACATGGATTCCGTTTCATTGAATTATCATATAACTAAAACTGACTCAACAAATTCAATAATTTGGGAACAAATTTTTGATGGTAAAAATGGTGGTGCTGACTCATCTTATGCAATTCTTATGGATGATAATAGTTTTTTATATGTAATTGGAAAAAGTTGGAACGGAATTGACTATGATGTTGTAACTTTAAAATATGATACTGCGGGGAATATGTATTGGAAAGCAATGTACAACGACATGGTAATCGGAAATGATGAGCCAATTGGTTTCGAAATAGATTCAACATTTCGCATGAAAGTATACGTCAAATCATCAAATGATTCTGTCCAACTTTTTAAAACAATATATTACTCCCAGTGTGACACAGCTTGTGCTCAAAACTACAGACTTAAAAAGGCCAATCAAGATAAAAGTTTAATTGTTATTGATGCCGATTTAACACTTCAGGTTTACCCAACACCGGCAAGTGACAAATTAAATGTTCTCTTAAAATCCAATAGTCACAGTGAAACTTTTTTAATGAAAATGTACGATATGACAGGGAAACTTGTTTTTAGCAGAAAAATCAATTACAAATACGTAATGGATATTTCAAACTTTAAAAAGGGTGTGTATCAGCTTGTAATTTCTGATAATTCACATTCATTAAGGCATAGAATTGTAATAGATTAA
- a CDS encoding MerR family transcriptional regulator → MMNQNISIAPFWGAEPTFSNLEKLTDFLLEERFTIKDLGVSYTNITYWDKQGILSFNRSAGGKWRNFNFIDFMWIKTVDELREIGISTKLIKAAKKNLFQPFNMKPYMENIKANPDEFEIITKNYSKEEREKLKKIYAQIEKKPTNKKITQFYYAINHAIQLNEQIKLEIFKDGSVIIHPYQNLNTQEEVLKVINDLHISISLTTILKNFLTGYSEHITHVMTELKILQPNEINLLDLINSGEYDSIKVIFKDKKMKELEMSKTQDAKSQLMDIMKKGAYQNITIKSHKGVVSHIENTIKVKL, encoded by the coding sequence ATGATGAATCAAAATATATCCATTGCTCCATTCTGGGGAGCTGAACCAACATTTTCTAATCTTGAAAAGCTTACAGATTTCCTGTTGGAAGAGAGATTTACAATTAAGGATTTGGGGGTGAGTTATACAAATATCACCTATTGGGATAAGCAAGGTATTTTAAGTTTTAACCGTAGCGCTGGGGGCAAATGGCGCAACTTCAATTTTATTGATTTTATGTGGATTAAGACTGTTGACGAATTAAGGGAAATAGGCATTTCAACAAAGCTCATTAAGGCAGCAAAAAAAAACTTGTTTCAACCATTTAACATGAAGCCTTATATGGAAAATATAAAAGCTAACCCTGATGAATTTGAAATAATTACTAAAAATTATTCTAAGGAGGAAAGGGAAAAATTGAAAAAGATCTATGCTCAAATAGAAAAGAAACCTACCAATAAAAAAATCACACAATTTTATTATGCGATAAATCATGCAATTCAATTAAACGAACAGATAAAGCTAGAAATCTTTAAAGATGGATCGGTAATAATTCATCCTTACCAAAATCTCAATACTCAGGAGGAGGTATTGAAGGTAATTAATGATTTACATATTAGTATTTCCTTAACGACTATCCTTAAAAACTTCCTGACTGGATATAGTGAACATATTACTCATGTGATGACAGAATTAAAAATTTTGCAACCCAATGAAATTAACCTGTTGGATTTGATTAACTCAGGTGAGTATGATTCCATCAAGGTGATTTTTAAGGACAAAAAAATGAAAGAGTTAGAGATGAGTAAAACACAAGATGCAAAATCCCAACTTATGGACATCATGAAGAAGGGGGCTTACCAAAACATTACGATTAAAAGTCACAAAGGTGTTGTTTCCCATATAGAGAATACTATTAAAGTAAAGCTATAA
- a CDS encoding IS256 family transposase — MDKNKTKPGEHFPKGFFKQFKNKESFQEYFNSVFKQGIEEMLQSELDEHLGYSKHTKEGYNTGNSRNGSFPKTITTENVGEVLLNIPRDRNGEFEPQVISKGQTISSKIEDAIIGMYSRGMTTSDVRKQVEDIYGLQISETTVSNITEGIMISAKEWQQRPLEPVYFAVWMDGVVLKIREDGKVINKCVYIVIGLTPDGMKEVLGFWIEKTESAAFWMTVLTDLKLRGVEDILIACTDNLKGFTQAIKAVFPEAVTQLCIVHQIRNSCKFVVWKDRKEFCLDLKNIYTAINRKVALDELEKFKIKWQAKYKYAITSWEENWDNLTTYFEYPLELRKLIYTTNTIENLNRGIRKYTKTKTQFPNENAATKSIYLSIKNIEFAWGKSIKDWGIILYQFLIIFESRCRL; from the coding sequence ATGGACAAGAACAAAACGAAACCGGGTGAGCACTTCCCCAAAGGTTTTTTCAAGCAGTTTAAGAACAAGGAATCCTTTCAGGAATATTTTAATTCTGTTTTCAAGCAGGGCATTGAAGAGATGCTTCAATCCGAGCTAGATGAGCATCTTGGCTATTCAAAACATACTAAGGAAGGCTATAACACTGGTAATAGCAGGAACGGTTCTTTTCCAAAAACAATCACTACCGAGAATGTTGGGGAGGTCCTATTAAACATTCCAAGGGACAGGAACGGAGAGTTTGAACCTCAGGTGATCAGTAAAGGCCAAACCATCAGTAGCAAAATTGAAGATGCTATAATTGGTATGTATAGCCGGGGTATGACTACTTCTGATGTACGTAAGCAGGTAGAAGATATTTATGGATTACAAATTAGTGAAACCACCGTTTCCAATATCACCGAAGGCATAATGATATCTGCCAAAGAGTGGCAGCAGCGGCCTCTGGAACCTGTCTATTTTGCCGTATGGATGGATGGTGTTGTTCTCAAGATTAGAGAGGATGGAAAGGTGATAAATAAATGTGTTTACATTGTTATTGGACTTACACCAGATGGAATGAAAGAAGTCCTTGGGTTTTGGATTGAAAAAACAGAATCAGCTGCCTTCTGGATGACAGTTCTCACCGATCTAAAGCTGCGTGGAGTAGAGGATATTTTAATCGCCTGTACAGATAACTTAAAGGGCTTTACTCAGGCCATAAAAGCAGTATTCCCTGAAGCTGTAACACAACTCTGCATAGTGCATCAAATCCGCAATAGCTGCAAGTTTGTAGTGTGGAAGGATAGAAAAGAATTTTGCCTGGACTTAAAAAATATTTACACCGCTATAAACAGAAAAGTTGCTTTAGATGAGCTCGAAAAATTTAAAATAAAATGGCAAGCCAAGTACAAATATGCAATCACTTCATGGGAAGAAAACTGGGATAATTTAACCACCTATTTTGAGTATCCTCTGGAGCTTAGAAAGCTCATCTACACTACAAATACTATTGAAAATCTAAATCGTGGTATTAGAAAATACACCAAAACTAAAACCCAGTTCCCAAATGAAAATGCCGCAACAAAATCAATTTATTTATCCATAAAAAACATCGAGTTTGCTTGGGGTAAATCAATCAAGGATTGGGGAATAATACTGTATCAGTTTTTAATTATCTTTGAAAGCAGATGCCGTCTCTAG